Proteins from a single region of Punica granatum isolate Tunisia-2019 chromosome 8, ASM765513v2, whole genome shotgun sequence:
- the LOC116188369 gene encoding uncharacterized protein LOC116188369 isoform X2 — translation MHGREGEERSKQLGNLHMPAAPSRLGAARDSEGSLSSPASSAPSFFCKDGRKISVGDCALFKLPQDSPPSIGLVYRVTVTKEKNLKLGVNWLYRPTEVKLGKGILLEAAPNEIFYSLKKDEIPAASLLHPCKVAFLPKGVELPRGISSFVCRRVYDIANRRLWWLTDKDHFNEEVEQLLYKTRIEMHASAQPNGRSPKQTSGPMSSHLKPGADGLQNNASLPSQSKGKKRERQDQGTELVKRERSSKMGDGDSGRSSSESSLKSEIAKVVEKGPLVDTEGVDRLVQAMFFEINERKIDLSARTMLTSIIVATEKSDCLSRFVQIRGLSILDDWLQDVHKGKTGDSSGLKDNDKVAEEFLLVLLRALDKLPVNLPALQMCNIGKSVNHLRTHKNLEIQKKARSLVDTWKKRVEVEMNINDAKMSSNQTVSGSARSRLPEAPHANKNIGGSSEGAPRSPTVQLSASKAAPAKLLQGETASKSASQFQGSMKLATAQTSPNVNLRDGQPRISSSLSDVPLTTSRDEKSSSSSPSHNSSHSCSGDHVKAGGSAVKEDARSSAGASSNKVPCLASRHRKSVNGFPVSAASARESGSSRSTSLHRNVAPDKASQSGLTSEKAADVAPEVNSHKFIVKIPTRSRSPAQRAAGGSVDDLSMMNSRPSSPAHLERPDQLGTVVEGRADASQANVSSDANVESWQGDDFRDPPTACGPLDRDLGEDHCNIDENTKKTQVVSKCTTSSPRNTLKLGKALEPSLSPMNALIESCVNYVEANAPVPIGDDVGMHLLASVAAGEMFKSEPASPDGSPHGDPSSMEPSCKANDLEVKPVSQDSYLRNDDASKGLVSECAQRDHFEGSALMSSKGDGKTYPLCIDERAGEAQDVRLNSSSVNGDQTAAPSSGSNKVRNDLAVAASISEAGIYSEEGKESKESASLEGSHLDGTIDEKVKVDTSILPEGRVINDSLAVKSEEAAEVGTMSGKEGGKPEKDLDDQGQVEEKPTLMILCKPTYEQDMKTVDGLKAAEVSEKDAVNKSKQNEKPDPSIALGVQTVAGPASGIEKHVESEAASEKKVGGALSEPSTDLNGQYMDARGESRGCDVPSSKEADEMEKCNLSSAHASIARPSDGDTKLEFDLNEGFSTEDGKYGGSVNFNPPASSAAAVPLISPMPVASSSPSAGLSAPIAVAAAAAKGPFVPTDDLLRAKVEIGWKGSAATSAFRPAEPRKITEMPTVSAYTTHSPDISSGRQNRPLLDFDLNVPDERINEDAAPQYSLETSSLYNSRSNFEKAHQEMAGSVPPRTSGGLGLDLNRVDEAPTDSVNYSTSNRRKPNAVACRDFDLNDGPVIDAAEPSTSGQQQQRINVFSHQQPVHGLRVNSAEVGNFSTWFHPASTYSSVTVPSILSDRGEQSYPIVAGGGPPRMLGPSTGGGIPFNTEMYGGPVLSSSPAVPFPSAPFQYSIFPFGTSFPLPSATLSGNATTYVDPSSGGRLGFPPVHSQLVGPAGTVASQFSRPYAVNLSDGSGNSAIESNKKWSRQGLDLNTGPGGPELEGRDETSPLGLRQLSIAGPQSLAEEQARMYQVSSGLLKRKEPEGRWDGYRQSSWQQ, via the exons ATGCATGGGAGGGAAGGTGAGGAGAGGAGTAAGCAACTCGGGAATCTGCACATGCCGGCTGCGCCCTCGCGCCTAGGAGCTGCGCGTGACTCTGAAGGTTCTTTATCCTCTCCTGCCTCCTCTGCACCGAGTTTCTTTTGCAAG GATGGACGCAAGATCAGTGTAGGAGACTGTGCTCTTTTCAAGCTGCCACAGGATTCACCGCCTTCCATTGGTTTGGTTTATCGGGTTACAGTAACTAAAGAGAAGAACTTGAAGTTGGGCGTGAATTGGCTCTACCGTCCCACTGAAGTTAAGCTAGGCAAAGGCATCCTGTTGGAAGCCGCGCCGAACGAGATCTTCTACTCTTTAAAAAAGGATGAGATTCCTGCTGCATCATTGCTCCATCCATGTAAAGTTGCATTTCTTCCAAAAGGTGTTGAACTTCCGCGAGGGATCTCTTCATTCGTTTGCCGTCGGGTGTACGACATTGCAAACAGGCGTCTATGGTGGTTAACTGACAAAGATCATTTTAAT GAAGAAGTAGAACAGCTTTTATACAAGACGCGAATAGAAATGCATGCCTCTGCACAACCGAATGGTCGATCTCCTAAACAAACGAGTGGTCCAATGTCATCACATTTGAAACCTGGTGCAGACGGCCTGCAGAATAATGCATCTTTGCCATCTCAAagcaaagggaaaaaaagggagCGCCAGGATCAGGGCACAGAACTTGTTAAGCGCGAACGTTCTTCGAAAATGGGAGATGGTGATTCTGGTCGCTCCAGTTCCGAAAGCTCGCTGAAATCGGAGATTGCAAAGGTAGTAGAAAAGGGGCCACTTGTAGATACAGAAGGAGTTGATAGATTAGTGCAAGCGATGTTCTTCGAGATAAATGAGAGGAAGATAGATTTGTCTGCTCGGACAATGCTTACAAGCATCATTGTTGCAACAGAAAAGTCGGACTGTCTCAGCAGATTTGTTCAGATAAGGGGTTTGTCTATATTGGATGATTGGCTTCAAGATGTTCATAAAGGAAAGACTGGTGATAGCAGTGGCCTCAAGGATAATGATAAGGTGGCCGAGGAGTTTCTCTTGGTTCTGCTTCGTGCTCTGGATAAACTGCCTGTCAACCTTCCTGCCTTGCAAATGTGTAACATTGGAAAGTCAGTGAATCATTTGCGGACACACAAGAACCTGGAAATTCAGAAGAAGGCGAGGAGTCTAGTTGACACATGGAAGAAACGCGTCGAAGTTGAGATGAATATTAATGATGCCAAGATGAGTTCAAATCAGACTGTTTCGGGCTCTGCTAGGTCTCGTCTTCCTGAAGCCCCTCATGCGAATAAAAACATTGGTGGGTCCTCGGAGGGTGCCCCTAGGAGCCCCACTGTCCAGCTTTCTGCTTCTAAAGCTGCTCCGGCAAAGCTCCTCCAGGGTGAAACAGCTTCCAAGTCTGCATCTCAATTTCAAGGGTCAATGAAATTAGCTACTGCACAGACCTCACCAAACGTTAACTTAAGAGATGGACAGCCCCGCATTAGCAGCAGCCTGAGCGATGTACCTTTGACAACATCTAGGGATGAGAAAAGCAGCAGTTCTAGTCCGTCTCACAACAGCAGCCACTCTTGTTCAGGTGACCATGTCAAAGCTGGGGGTTCTGCTGTGAAGGAAGACGCAAGGAGCTCTGCTGGTGCTTCTTCAAACAAGGTGCCATGTCTTGCTTCTCGTCATAGGAAATCAGTTAATGGTTTTCCTGTGTCAGCTGCATCTGCTCGGGAGAGTGGATCAAGCAGAAGCACTTCCTTGCATAGGAATGTCGCTCCAGATAAAGCATCTCAGTCTGGATTAACAAGCGAGAAGGCAGCTGATGTGGCTCCTGAAGTTAATAGTCACAAATTCATTGTTAAGATTCCAACTAGAAGTCGTAGTCCTGCTCAACGGGCTGCTGGAGGATCTGTTGATGACTTATCCATGATGAACAGCAGGCCTTCTTCTCCTGCGCACTTGGAGAGGCCTGATCAACTGGGCACTGTTGTTGAAGGGAGGGCAGATGCTTCTCAAGCTAATGTGTCCTCGGATGCAAATGTTGAATCTTGGCAGGGGGATGATTTTAGAGATCCTCCGACTGCATGTGGGCCACTTGATCGTGATCTTGGCGAGGACCATTGTAATATTGATGAAAACACCAAGAAGACACAGGTAGTATCAAAATGTACTACATCGTCTCCAAGAAACACATTGAAACTTGGTAAAGCATTGGAGCCTTCTTTGAGCCCCATGAATGCTTTAATTGAGAGCTGCGTCAATTATGTCGAAGCTAATGCGCCAGTTCCCATTGGAGATGATGTTGGAATGCATTTGCTTGCTAGTGTGGCAGCAGGAGAGATGTTCAAGTCTGAACCGGCATCCCCAGATGGTTCTCCACATGGAGACCCTTCGTCAATGGAGCCTTCTTGCAAAGCCAATGATCTGGAAGTTAAACCAGTGTCTCAAGATAGCTATTTACGAAATGATGATGCTTCTAAAGGCTTGGTTAGTGAGTGTGCTCAGAGAGACCATTTTGAGGGTTCTGCTCTTATGTCCAGCAAAGGAGATGGTAAAACCTACCCCTTATGTATTGATGAGCGAGCTGGTGAAGCACAGGATGTGCGTCTGAATTCTTCCAGTGTAAATGGCGATCAAACTGCAGCTCCATCTTCTGGGAGCAACAAGGTCAGAAATGATTTAGCAGTAGCTGCTTCTATCTCCGAGGCAGGCATTTACTCTGAAGAAGGGAAAGAGTCCAAGGAGAGTGCATCACTGGAGGGATCACATTTAGATGGCACCATAGATGAAAAAGTTAAGGTTGATACTTCAATCTTGCCTGAAGGTAGAGTCATCAACGATAGTTTGGCTGTTAAATCAGAAGAAGCTGCTGAAGTGGGAACTATGTCTGGAAAGGAAGGTGGGAAACCGGAGAAAGATTTAGATGATCAAGGGCAGGTGGAAGAAAAGCCAACTCTGATGATCCTATGCAAGCCGACTTATGAGCAAGATATGAAGACTGTTGATGGACTTAAGGCAGCAGAGGTGAGTGAAAAGGATGCTGTAAATAAAAGTAAGCAGAATGAGAAACCTGATCCTTCGATAGCTTTGGGTGTTCAGACTGTTGCAGGACCTGCTTCAGGCATTGAAAAACATGTGGAAAGCGAAGCAGCTTCTGAAAAAAAGGTTGGTGGAGCTCTTTCTGAGCCGTCAACTGACCTTAATGGACAATACATGGATGCGAGAGGGGAGTCTAGAGGATGTGATGTCCCAAGCAGCAAAGAAGCCGATGAGATGGAGAAATGCAATTTATCTAGTGCCCATGCTTCTATTGCAAGGCCATCAGATGGAGACACGAAATTGGAGTTTGACTTGAACGAGGGATTCAGCACTGAGGATGGGAAATATGGTGGATCTGTTAACTTCAATCCTCCTGCATCTTCAGCTGCTGCTGTTCCTTTGATTAGCCCAATGCCCGTTGCTTCCTCTTCACCATCAGCAGGTCTTTCTGCTCCGATTGCTGTGGCTGCTGCAGCTGCAAAAGGACCATTTGTTCCCACTGATGATCTATTGAGGGCCAAAGTGGAAATTGGGTGGAAGGGATCAGCGGCCACGAGCGCTTTTCGCCCAGCTGAACCCAGAAAGATCACAGAGATGCCAACTGTTTCTGCATATACCACTCATTCTCCTGACATTTCTTCGGGAAGACAGAATCGTCCTCTCTTGGATTTTGACTTGAATGTTCCTGACGAGAGAATCAATGAGGATGCAGCTCCTCAGTATTCTCTTGAGACATCTTCATTGTACAACTCCAGGAGTAACTTTGAGAAGGCACATCAGGAGATGGCGGGTTCTGTACCCCCTCGTACCTCTGGGGGGCTCGGTCTTGATTTAAATCGTGTCGATGAGGCTCCTACTGATAGTGTGAACTACTCGACAAGCAACAGGCGTAAACCAAATGCGGTTGCATGTCGAGACTTTGACTTGAATGATGGACCTGTAATTGATGCTGCTGAACCATCAACATCAGGCCAACAGCAACAGAGGATTAACGTGTTTTCTCATCAGCAACCTGTTCATGGGCTTCGGGTGAATAGTGCTGAGGTGGGAAATTTTTCGACTTGGTTTCATCCTGCAAGCACTTATTCATCTGTAACAGTTCCGTCGATCTTGTCCGATCGAGGGGAGCAATCTTACCCTATCGTTGCTGGTGGGGGCCCACCGAGAATGCTGGGGCCTTCCACTGGTGGTGGTATCCCGTTCAACACAGAGATGTACGGAGGGCCTGTACTCTCATCTTCACCAGCCGTGCCTTTCCCATCTGCTCCATTTCAGTACTCCATCTTCCCTTTTGGGACCAGCTTTCCTTTACCATCAGCAACTCTTTCGGGTAATGCAACAACATATGTGGATCCATCTTCTGGAGGAAGGCTAGGGTTCCCTCCTGTACATTCGCAGCTTGTGGGACCTGCTGGGACAGTCGCATCCCAGTTTTCTAGGCCCTACGCAGTTAACCTCTCAGATGGAAGTGGAAACAGTGCCATCGAGAGCAATAAGAAATGGAGCAGGCAAGGACTGGACCTTAATACCGGGCCTGGTGGCCCTGAATTGGAAGGCCGAGATGAGACGTCTCCTCTTGGACTGAGGCAGCTGTCTATTGCTGGCCCGCAATCGCTAGCTGAGGAGCAAGCAAGGATGTATCAAGTAAGCAGTGGGCTGCTTAAGAGGAAAGAGCCTGAGGGACGGTGGGATGGATACAGACAATCCTCGTGGCAACAGTAA
- the LOC116188369 gene encoding uncharacterized protein LOC116188369 isoform X1, whose amino-acid sequence MGWLKLNLFFLRSLISVNFIKEILSDIKEDLLGMLHIFGSRSLYLWRLNVDGRKISVGDCALFKLPQDSPPSIGLVYRVTVTKEKNLKLGVNWLYRPTEVKLGKGILLEAAPNEIFYSLKKDEIPAASLLHPCKVAFLPKGVELPRGISSFVCRRVYDIANRRLWWLTDKDHFNEEVEQLLYKTRIEMHASAQPNGRSPKQTSGPMSSHLKPGADGLQNNASLPSQSKGKKRERQDQGTELVKRERSSKMGDGDSGRSSSESSLKSEIAKVVEKGPLVDTEGVDRLVQAMFFEINERKIDLSARTMLTSIIVATEKSDCLSRFVQIRGLSILDDWLQDVHKGKTGDSSGLKDNDKVAEEFLLVLLRALDKLPVNLPALQMCNIGKSVNHLRTHKNLEIQKKARSLVDTWKKRVEVEMNINDAKMSSNQTVSGSARSRLPEAPHANKNIGGSSEGAPRSPTVQLSASKAAPAKLLQGETASKSASQFQGSMKLATAQTSPNVNLRDGQPRISSSLSDVPLTTSRDEKSSSSSPSHNSSHSCSGDHVKAGGSAVKEDARSSAGASSNKVPCLASRHRKSVNGFPVSAASARESGSSRSTSLHRNVAPDKASQSGLTSEKAADVAPEVNSHKFIVKIPTRSRSPAQRAAGGSVDDLSMMNSRPSSPAHLERPDQLGTVVEGRADASQANVSSDANVESWQGDDFRDPPTACGPLDRDLGEDHCNIDENTKKTQVVSKCTTSSPRNTLKLGKALEPSLSPMNALIESCVNYVEANAPVPIGDDVGMHLLASVAAGEMFKSEPASPDGSPHGDPSSMEPSCKANDLEVKPVSQDSYLRNDDASKGLVSECAQRDHFEGSALMSSKGDGKTYPLCIDERAGEAQDVRLNSSSVNGDQTAAPSSGSNKVRNDLAVAASISEAGIYSEEGKESKESASLEGSHLDGTIDEKVKVDTSILPEGRVINDSLAVKSEEAAEVGTMSGKEGGKPEKDLDDQGQVEEKPTLMILCKPTYEQDMKTVDGLKAAEVSEKDAVNKSKQNEKPDPSIALGVQTVAGPASGIEKHVESEAASEKKVGGALSEPSTDLNGQYMDARGESRGCDVPSSKEADEMEKCNLSSAHASIARPSDGDTKLEFDLNEGFSTEDGKYGGSVNFNPPASSAAAVPLISPMPVASSSPSAGLSAPIAVAAAAAKGPFVPTDDLLRAKVEIGWKGSAATSAFRPAEPRKITEMPTVSAYTTHSPDISSGRQNRPLLDFDLNVPDERINEDAAPQYSLETSSLYNSRSNFEKAHQEMAGSVPPRTSGGLGLDLNRVDEAPTDSVNYSTSNRRKPNAVACRDFDLNDGPVIDAAEPSTSGQQQQRINVFSHQQPVHGLRVNSAEVGNFSTWFHPASTYSSVTVPSILSDRGEQSYPIVAGGGPPRMLGPSTGGGIPFNTEMYGGPVLSSSPAVPFPSAPFQYSIFPFGTSFPLPSATLSGNATTYVDPSSGGRLGFPPVHSQLVGPAGTVASQFSRPYAVNLSDGSGNSAIESNKKWSRQGLDLNTGPGGPELEGRDETSPLGLRQLSIAGPQSLAEEQARMYQVSSGLLKRKEPEGRWDGYRQSSWQQ is encoded by the exons ATGGGATGGCTGAAGCtgaaccttttctttttacgtTCGTTGATCTCGGTTAATTTCATTAAGGAAATTTTATCAGATATTAAAGAAGATCTCCTCGGGATGCTTCACATATTTGGATCGCGAAGTCTTTACTTGTGGAGATTGAATGTG GATGGACGCAAGATCAGTGTAGGAGACTGTGCTCTTTTCAAGCTGCCACAGGATTCACCGCCTTCCATTGGTTTGGTTTATCGGGTTACAGTAACTAAAGAGAAGAACTTGAAGTTGGGCGTGAATTGGCTCTACCGTCCCACTGAAGTTAAGCTAGGCAAAGGCATCCTGTTGGAAGCCGCGCCGAACGAGATCTTCTACTCTTTAAAAAAGGATGAGATTCCTGCTGCATCATTGCTCCATCCATGTAAAGTTGCATTTCTTCCAAAAGGTGTTGAACTTCCGCGAGGGATCTCTTCATTCGTTTGCCGTCGGGTGTACGACATTGCAAACAGGCGTCTATGGTGGTTAACTGACAAAGATCATTTTAAT GAAGAAGTAGAACAGCTTTTATACAAGACGCGAATAGAAATGCATGCCTCTGCACAACCGAATGGTCGATCTCCTAAACAAACGAGTGGTCCAATGTCATCACATTTGAAACCTGGTGCAGACGGCCTGCAGAATAATGCATCTTTGCCATCTCAAagcaaagggaaaaaaagggagCGCCAGGATCAGGGCACAGAACTTGTTAAGCGCGAACGTTCTTCGAAAATGGGAGATGGTGATTCTGGTCGCTCCAGTTCCGAAAGCTCGCTGAAATCGGAGATTGCAAAGGTAGTAGAAAAGGGGCCACTTGTAGATACAGAAGGAGTTGATAGATTAGTGCAAGCGATGTTCTTCGAGATAAATGAGAGGAAGATAGATTTGTCTGCTCGGACAATGCTTACAAGCATCATTGTTGCAACAGAAAAGTCGGACTGTCTCAGCAGATTTGTTCAGATAAGGGGTTTGTCTATATTGGATGATTGGCTTCAAGATGTTCATAAAGGAAAGACTGGTGATAGCAGTGGCCTCAAGGATAATGATAAGGTGGCCGAGGAGTTTCTCTTGGTTCTGCTTCGTGCTCTGGATAAACTGCCTGTCAACCTTCCTGCCTTGCAAATGTGTAACATTGGAAAGTCAGTGAATCATTTGCGGACACACAAGAACCTGGAAATTCAGAAGAAGGCGAGGAGTCTAGTTGACACATGGAAGAAACGCGTCGAAGTTGAGATGAATATTAATGATGCCAAGATGAGTTCAAATCAGACTGTTTCGGGCTCTGCTAGGTCTCGTCTTCCTGAAGCCCCTCATGCGAATAAAAACATTGGTGGGTCCTCGGAGGGTGCCCCTAGGAGCCCCACTGTCCAGCTTTCTGCTTCTAAAGCTGCTCCGGCAAAGCTCCTCCAGGGTGAAACAGCTTCCAAGTCTGCATCTCAATTTCAAGGGTCAATGAAATTAGCTACTGCACAGACCTCACCAAACGTTAACTTAAGAGATGGACAGCCCCGCATTAGCAGCAGCCTGAGCGATGTACCTTTGACAACATCTAGGGATGAGAAAAGCAGCAGTTCTAGTCCGTCTCACAACAGCAGCCACTCTTGTTCAGGTGACCATGTCAAAGCTGGGGGTTCTGCTGTGAAGGAAGACGCAAGGAGCTCTGCTGGTGCTTCTTCAAACAAGGTGCCATGTCTTGCTTCTCGTCATAGGAAATCAGTTAATGGTTTTCCTGTGTCAGCTGCATCTGCTCGGGAGAGTGGATCAAGCAGAAGCACTTCCTTGCATAGGAATGTCGCTCCAGATAAAGCATCTCAGTCTGGATTAACAAGCGAGAAGGCAGCTGATGTGGCTCCTGAAGTTAATAGTCACAAATTCATTGTTAAGATTCCAACTAGAAGTCGTAGTCCTGCTCAACGGGCTGCTGGAGGATCTGTTGATGACTTATCCATGATGAACAGCAGGCCTTCTTCTCCTGCGCACTTGGAGAGGCCTGATCAACTGGGCACTGTTGTTGAAGGGAGGGCAGATGCTTCTCAAGCTAATGTGTCCTCGGATGCAAATGTTGAATCTTGGCAGGGGGATGATTTTAGAGATCCTCCGACTGCATGTGGGCCACTTGATCGTGATCTTGGCGAGGACCATTGTAATATTGATGAAAACACCAAGAAGACACAGGTAGTATCAAAATGTACTACATCGTCTCCAAGAAACACATTGAAACTTGGTAAAGCATTGGAGCCTTCTTTGAGCCCCATGAATGCTTTAATTGAGAGCTGCGTCAATTATGTCGAAGCTAATGCGCCAGTTCCCATTGGAGATGATGTTGGAATGCATTTGCTTGCTAGTGTGGCAGCAGGAGAGATGTTCAAGTCTGAACCGGCATCCCCAGATGGTTCTCCACATGGAGACCCTTCGTCAATGGAGCCTTCTTGCAAAGCCAATGATCTGGAAGTTAAACCAGTGTCTCAAGATAGCTATTTACGAAATGATGATGCTTCTAAAGGCTTGGTTAGTGAGTGTGCTCAGAGAGACCATTTTGAGGGTTCTGCTCTTATGTCCAGCAAAGGAGATGGTAAAACCTACCCCTTATGTATTGATGAGCGAGCTGGTGAAGCACAGGATGTGCGTCTGAATTCTTCCAGTGTAAATGGCGATCAAACTGCAGCTCCATCTTCTGGGAGCAACAAGGTCAGAAATGATTTAGCAGTAGCTGCTTCTATCTCCGAGGCAGGCATTTACTCTGAAGAAGGGAAAGAGTCCAAGGAGAGTGCATCACTGGAGGGATCACATTTAGATGGCACCATAGATGAAAAAGTTAAGGTTGATACTTCAATCTTGCCTGAAGGTAGAGTCATCAACGATAGTTTGGCTGTTAAATCAGAAGAAGCTGCTGAAGTGGGAACTATGTCTGGAAAGGAAGGTGGGAAACCGGAGAAAGATTTAGATGATCAAGGGCAGGTGGAAGAAAAGCCAACTCTGATGATCCTATGCAAGCCGACTTATGAGCAAGATATGAAGACTGTTGATGGACTTAAGGCAGCAGAGGTGAGTGAAAAGGATGCTGTAAATAAAAGTAAGCAGAATGAGAAACCTGATCCTTCGATAGCTTTGGGTGTTCAGACTGTTGCAGGACCTGCTTCAGGCATTGAAAAACATGTGGAAAGCGAAGCAGCTTCTGAAAAAAAGGTTGGTGGAGCTCTTTCTGAGCCGTCAACTGACCTTAATGGACAATACATGGATGCGAGAGGGGAGTCTAGAGGATGTGATGTCCCAAGCAGCAAAGAAGCCGATGAGATGGAGAAATGCAATTTATCTAGTGCCCATGCTTCTATTGCAAGGCCATCAGATGGAGACACGAAATTGGAGTTTGACTTGAACGAGGGATTCAGCACTGAGGATGGGAAATATGGTGGATCTGTTAACTTCAATCCTCCTGCATCTTCAGCTGCTGCTGTTCCTTTGATTAGCCCAATGCCCGTTGCTTCCTCTTCACCATCAGCAGGTCTTTCTGCTCCGATTGCTGTGGCTGCTGCAGCTGCAAAAGGACCATTTGTTCCCACTGATGATCTATTGAGGGCCAAAGTGGAAATTGGGTGGAAGGGATCAGCGGCCACGAGCGCTTTTCGCCCAGCTGAACCCAGAAAGATCACAGAGATGCCAACTGTTTCTGCATATACCACTCATTCTCCTGACATTTCTTCGGGAAGACAGAATCGTCCTCTCTTGGATTTTGACTTGAATGTTCCTGACGAGAGAATCAATGAGGATGCAGCTCCTCAGTATTCTCTTGAGACATCTTCATTGTACAACTCCAGGAGTAACTTTGAGAAGGCACATCAGGAGATGGCGGGTTCTGTACCCCCTCGTACCTCTGGGGGGCTCGGTCTTGATTTAAATCGTGTCGATGAGGCTCCTACTGATAGTGTGAACTACTCGACAAGCAACAGGCGTAAACCAAATGCGGTTGCATGTCGAGACTTTGACTTGAATGATGGACCTGTAATTGATGCTGCTGAACCATCAACATCAGGCCAACAGCAACAGAGGATTAACGTGTTTTCTCATCAGCAACCTGTTCATGGGCTTCGGGTGAATAGTGCTGAGGTGGGAAATTTTTCGACTTGGTTTCATCCTGCAAGCACTTATTCATCTGTAACAGTTCCGTCGATCTTGTCCGATCGAGGGGAGCAATCTTACCCTATCGTTGCTGGTGGGGGCCCACCGAGAATGCTGGGGCCTTCCACTGGTGGTGGTATCCCGTTCAACACAGAGATGTACGGAGGGCCTGTACTCTCATCTTCACCAGCCGTGCCTTTCCCATCTGCTCCATTTCAGTACTCCATCTTCCCTTTTGGGACCAGCTTTCCTTTACCATCAGCAACTCTTTCGGGTAATGCAACAACATATGTGGATCCATCTTCTGGAGGAAGGCTAGGGTTCCCTCCTGTACATTCGCAGCTTGTGGGACCTGCTGGGACAGTCGCATCCCAGTTTTCTAGGCCCTACGCAGTTAACCTCTCAGATGGAAGTGGAAACAGTGCCATCGAGAGCAATAAGAAATGGAGCAGGCAAGGACTGGACCTTAATACCGGGCCTGGTGGCCCTGAATTGGAAGGCCGAGATGAGACGTCTCCTCTTGGACTGAGGCAGCTGTCTATTGCTGGCCCGCAATCGCTAGCTGAGGAGCAAGCAAGGATGTATCAAGTAAGCAGTGGGCTGCTTAAGAGGAAAGAGCCTGAGGGACGGTGGGATGGATACAGACAATCCTCGTGGCAACAGTAA
- the LOC116188370 gene encoding rac-like GTP-binding protein 3, giving the protein MAASASRFIKCVTVGDGAVGKTCMLICYTSNKFPTDYVPTVFDNFSANVIVEGTTVNLGLWDTAGQEDYNRLRPLSYRGADVFVLAFSLVSRASYENIMKKWIPELQHYAPGIPVVLVGTKSDLREDKHFLADHPGLVPVTTAQGEELHKQIGAAYYIECSSKTQQNVKAVFDAAIKVVIKPPQREKERKKKPRRGCLLNVFCGRSLVCYK; this is encoded by the exons ATGGCTGCAAGTGCTTCGAGGTTCATCAAGTGCGTGACAGTGGGCGATGGGGCTGTGGGGAAGACCTGCATGCTCATATGCTACACCAGCAACAAGTTCCCTACC GATTACGTACCAACAGTTTTTGATAACTTTAGCGCCAATGTAATAGTCGAAGGCACCACAGTCAATCTTGGACTTTGGGACACAGCTG GTCAAGAGGATTACAATAGATTGAGGCCCCTGAGCTACAGAGGGGCAGATGTCTTTGTACTGGCTTTCTCATTGGTCAGCCGTGCCAGCTACGAGAATATAATGAAAAAG TGGATCCCTGAGCTCCAGCACTATGCTCCTGGAATCCCTGTTGTCCTGGTGGGAACCAAATCAG aTCTTCGTGAGGACAAGCACTTCTTGGCAGATCACCCAGGACTGGTCCCTGTAACCACTGCCCag GGCGAAGAACTGCATAAACAAATTGGGGCTGCCTACTATATAGAGTGCAGCTCGAAAACTCAGCAG AATGTGAAGGCAGTCTTCGATGCTGCAATTAAGGTTGTCATCAAACCCCcacaaagagaaaaggaaaggaagaagaagccccGTCGAGGATGTCTACT AAACGTCTTCTGCGGAAGGAGCCTTGTGTGCTACAAGTGA